Proteins co-encoded in one Conger conger chromosome 4, fConCon1.1, whole genome shotgun sequence genomic window:
- the LOC133126799 gene encoding tripartite motif-containing protein 16-like, translating to MAEGGGLLDQDQLSCSICLDLLKDPVTISCGHSYCMGCIKGCWDQDDHTGVYSCPMCRETFTPRPVLRKNTMFAEVVEKLKKTGLQAAPPAHCYTGPGDVACDVCTGRNGKAIKSCLVCLASYCETHLKLHNELHPGNTHNVINATGHLQDNICRQHKKLLEVYCRTDRQCICYLCTMDEHRGHDTVSAAAERTEKQKQLGATQSKFQQRIQEREKELQDLRQAVQSLKRSAQAAVEDSERIFTEMIRSIERRCSEVKELIRDQEKAEVSRAEGLLERLEQEIAELRRRDAELEQLSHTEDHIHFLQSCQSLCAPPGPGDLPSITVSPHVSFEAVGKSVSELKERLEDVCKGELVKISESVKEVPSVEPRTREDFLQYSGQLTLDPNTVYENLLLSEGNREVTRVKAIQSYPDHPERFDYWDQVLCREGLSGRCYWEAEWSGGGVYIAVSYKDISRKGKGDDCRMGYNNKSWRLSTFYSFWHNNETTEIPVRPSSRIGVYLDHRAGTLSFYSVSDTMTLLHRVQTTFTQPLYPGFVILNFGSSVKLSDLG from the exons gGATCCGGTGACTATTTCCTGTGgtcacagttactgtatgggctgtattaagggctgctgggatcaggatgatcatactggtgtctacagctgtcccaTGTGCAGAGAGACCTTCACCCCAAggcctgttttaagaaaaaacaccatgtttgctgaagtggtggagaaactgaagaagacaggactccaagctgctccacctgctcactgttacactggacctggagacgtggcgtgTGATGTCTGTACTGGGAGAAACGGCAAAGCCatcaagtcctgtctggtgtgtctggctTCTTACTGCgaaactcacctcaaacttCACAATGAGCTTCACCCAGGAAACACACATAATGTCATCAATGCTACTGGACACCTGCAGGACAACATTTGCCGTCAGCATAAAAAACTGTTGGAGGTTTATTGTCGTACTGATCGGCAGtgtatctgttatctgtgtacaatggatgaacacagaggccatgatacagtctcagctgcagcagaaaggactgagaaacag aagcagctgggggcgacacagagtaaattccagcagagaatccaggagagagagaaggagctgcaggatctgaggcaggctgtgcagtcactcaag cgctctgcacaggcagcagtggaggacagtgagaggatctttactgagatgatccgctccattgagcgaaggtgctctgaggtgaaagagctgatcagagatcaggagaaggctgaagtgagtcgggctgaaggactcctggagcgactggagcaggagattgctgagctgaggaggagagacgctgagctggagcagctttcacacacagaggatcacatccatttcctccag agctgtcagtctctctgtgcccctcctggacctggagacttacccagcatcactgtcagtccacacgtctcttttgaggctgtggggaaatctgtctctgaactgAAAGAGCGACTGGAGGACGTCTGCAAGGGGGAACTGGTCAAAATCTCAGAATCAG TGAAAGAAGTCCCTTCTGTAgagcccaggaccagagaggatttcTTGCAGT attccggtcagctcacactggaccccaacacagtgTATGAAAACCTCcttctgtctgaggggaacagagaggtgacccgTGTGAAAGCgatccagtcatatcctgatcatccagagagatttgactaCTGGGACCaggtgctgtgcagagagggtctgtctggacgctgttactgggaggctgagtggagtggaggtggggtttatatagcagtgtcatataaagacatcagcaggaaagggaaGGGTGATGACTGTCGTATGGGATATAATAACAAGTCCTGGAGATTGTCCACCTTTTACTCTTTCTGGCACAATAATGAGACCACTGAAATCCCTGTTCGTccctcctccagaataggagtgtacctggatcacagggcaggaactctgtccttctacagcgtctctgacacaatgaccctcctgcacagagtccagaccacattcactcagcccctctatcctgggtttgTGATTTTAAATTTTGGATCCTCTGTAAAACTGAGTGATCTGGGATGA